A stretch of the Fusarium musae strain F31 chromosome 2, whole genome shotgun sequence genome encodes the following:
- a CDS encoding hypothetical protein (BUSCO:EOG092605QM~EggNog:ENOG41) encodes MALEPGSGRRSVSPESSGRESPIPRQWRNQLGEEDYAIKDKSYRKYAQGVDRALVLFETALEEWADYISFLNKLLKALQARPKSINAIPSKATVAKRLSQCLNPSLPSGVHQKALELYNLVFSVIGKDGLSRDLPLYLPGLATVLSFASLSVRAPYLDLLERHFLGIDPRSLRPAMKSIILALLPGLEEETSEDFDRTLRLVESFKHAIRPSNSEEITFQHSSGDAFFWQCFFLASITSQSRRSGALAYLVRSLPPLGPRAPPDPNKSATSQSDSDEDTKSKLAELVTSPEPGLLLRCFASGLSDEQLLIQRGFLDLLVSHLPLNAHVIQSRVKPDDLELLLKAAVGVVTRRDMSLNRRLWAWLLGPEPAAEHEANGDNPSSPPADQHAFLASKTDYFEEFGLQPLTKAILQMIESNSHNTASERAKPYRICLSLMDRWEIGGLVVPEVFLPIIESVRRFKDITSSKTEFSEVLRSASVFFDGIESGLIYGEIASLLAQALGPGALSPPDRNDKLSLVNFILSNFNVREEEMVTLHAPLCCLTALAMLQDFKERVSAKNHLDPQMLSLSTQALSVATSLLELVPERVFPVISKDSENQSRSLPTNVEILKSSQSFYVNEQGNIEASASPFDALTMGRAILEKAAQFVCQDLETSETDLNACIRLLVLVIHKTPRTYEAKEEELLQLMLELLEHPDIMAFSSFLAILQLLTQLYYAERIETAQISSLVPLLVRHAWTYLSASEPKYHVEAVRGLWQLQSALSTSNRDIEAALSSLIISQETARLGAIEAVDKGRALSVLWSHTLQDNVSHERRGSKTPTQDMKNLPRLAGADNYEIILTQPVFLILDALQDDRTPLYMTVKAWLNTMLGIDRLFLLFISRLSGVPFLQTLTQNDEKPNQDSLSFSEDEDLDLCLYYLRTLSNILTCAGDISWTVLSSKHVSFHGQHMQISSGGEENEMTLQEFFVRVCMRCITANAPDNATKEFEDRVNQLYRYALSLLHKFLISPFAASLSAQHLENVLIDRLEKSLQGSDGYVQVLLLDVVYDTLKLRDLAPANVPTSPISERRPSSFDPRGSRPSLSVSEARIISPPPPQLLQCLQDGLSSPSSRPVLDSWVAFVSECLPLYSDSIFQVLIPLVETLCREIGITFANLRETFSSNALSPGSEKSSPESTLIFLLNGLEQVLARAHQQLLNEEARTQVVKTPDQPQSLFGSMVSNVWQSDTPQSRSATANDRLTVHLAFQDAVRICFKIWTWGQGNDSSKQDQGSFGSFNYTSLRMRNRARRLLEHLFAAENLQCLETVIALWKQPIDGAESTQVFNMLSALEACRPKHCIPALFNAIYRRTGAGAGAVDTASKSTMTISLQDTDLVWFLVEYTRTLDDDAMDEIWQDCMAFLKDLLTNPFPHRQTLPNLLGFAALLGEKVDNTNFGEQRRMRKELGDTFIRLLAALFTTRPVAFTDSTTSGSGIPKSDSGNSLNGASEGPDDIVSILASIVPKLAKVLVEPDRVLSATATISTNVIGPTLRAKGFPDIVSKNTMCLLHELSRVHNNQKNWKKDVGDAFNDSKFFGMDLDLAKEHWLPLLRQWTLTDKEKMPEIVGRINAPSTAGIVFGVGATSARLEADRKTQLNLRRIATLILAGSEDAFVSDLSEIFSRLAELLGASSTSSPSSTTRADIYMVFRALALRTSAIHLGMLWPVVNAEIHAAISSVAAPDNSTASDTYTNASVLQACKLLDLLICVAPDDFQLHEWLFITDTIDAVYRPSTYQPVALVDELSDELGASVSSSGFQSSSVVNPVARGSSRRPLLGPGGINDDVSLDRKDELVAKVLRPFFGQLSIFAFESTYAMGRVDRDACISSLLKDIFDERSIVRAL; translated from the exons ATGGCTCTTGAGCCCGGGTCCGGTCGCCGCTCAGTGTCTCCCGAGAGCTCGGGTCGAGAATCACCTATTCCACGCCAATGGAGGAACCAGCTGGGTGAAG AAGATTATGCCATCAAAGATAAATCTTATCGCAAATATGCACAGGGAGTTGATAGGGCACTTGTCTTGTTCGAGACAGCTTTGGAGGAATGGGCAGACTACATTTCGTTTCTgaacaagctcctcaag GCTCTACAAGCTCGCCCCAAGTCGATCAATGCCATCCCGTCCAAAGCGACTGTTGCGAAACGACTCTCACAGTGCCTCAATCCCTCCCTCCCGTCTGGCGTGCACCAAAAAGCTCTCGAATTGTATAACCTGGTATTCTCGGTCATTGGTAAAGATGGTCTATCGAGAGACCTACCTCTATATCTGCCAGGATTGGCCACAGTCCTCTCCTTTGCTTCGCTGTCAGTCAGGGCACCATATCTAGATCTCCTGGAACGGCACTTCCTTGGCATCGACCCCCGATCGCTTCGCCCAGCAATGAAATCTATAATACTTGCTCTGCTTCCTGGCCTCGAAGAAGAGACAAGTGAAGACTTTGACCGAACACTGCGCCTTGTGGAGAGTTTCAAGCATGCTATTAGGCCCTCAAATAGCGAAGAAATCACCTTTCAGCATTCCTCAGGCGATGCTTTCTTTTGGCAATGTTTCTTCTTAGCATCGATCACTAGCCAGAGTCGTCGCTCTGGGGCACTGGCGTACTTGGTACGCTCTCTGCCGCCTTTGGGGCCAAGGGCACCCCCTGACCCGAACAAGTCAGCGACATCGCAAAGCGATAGCGACGAAGATACTAAAAGCAAGCTCGCGGAGCTCGTTACATCCCCCGAGCCAGGACTCTTGTTACGTTGCTTTGCGAGTGGCCTTTCTGATGAACAGCTACTAATTCAACGCGGCTTCTTGGACCTCCTAGTTTCTCATCTCCCACTAAATGCTCATGTTATTCAGTCCCGAGTAAAGCCGGATGACCTCGAACTACTGCTCAAAGCGGCTGTTGGCGTAGTCACTCGGCGCGATATGAGTTTGAACAGACGCCTTTGGGCGTGGCTGCTGGGGCCTGAACCAGCCGCTGAACACGAAGCCAACGGCGACAATCCATCCAGCCCTCCTGCTGACCAGCatgccttcttggcttcaaaGACTGACTATTTCGAAGAATTCGGATTGCAACCTCTGACTAAAGCTATCCTGCAAATGATTGAAAGCAATTCTCATAATACAGCTAGTGAACGCGCCAAGCCTTACAGAATATGCTTGTCTTTGATGGATCGATGGGAAATTGGCGGTTTAGTTGTCCCTGAAGTTTTTCTGCCCATTATCGAGAGCGTACGTCGGTTCAAGGACATTACCTCAAGCAAGACAGAGTTTAGCGAAGTCTTGCGGAGTGCTAGCGTCTTCTTCGATGGTATCGAGAGCGGCCTCATCTATGGTGAGATTGCTTCACTTCTTGCCCAGGCTCTGGGCCCTGGAGCTCTCAGTCCACCCGATCGGAACGACAAACTCTCCCTCGTCAACTTTATCTTGTCCAACTTCAACGTGCGGGAGGAAGAGATGGTCACACTTCATGCACCTCTGTGTTGTCTGACAGCATTGGCTATGCTCCAAGACTTCAAAGAGCGCGTCTCTGCTAAGAACCATTTGGATCCGCAAATGTTGTCCCTTTCTACCCAAGCCCTGAGCGTTGCCACGTCACTCTTGGAGCTCGTTCCAGAGAGGGTCTTTCCTGTGATCAGCAAGGACTCAGAGAATCAAAGCAGAAGTTTGCCGACAAACGTGGAGATTTTGAAGAGCTCACAGAGCTTTTATGTCAATGAACAGGGTAATATTGAGGCGTCTGCCTCCCCCTTTGATGCTTTGACTATGGGACGAGCTATCCTAGAAAAGGCTGCTCAATTTGTCTGCCAGGACCTGGAAACATCTGAGACTGATCTCAATGCTTGTATTCGATTACTTGTTCTTGTGATCCACAAGACCCCAAGAACATATGAAGCCAAAGAGGAGGAACTCCTGCAACTCATGCTTGAACTCCTTGAACACCCAGATATCATGGCATTttcatccttcttggctATCCTGCAACTGTTGACTCAGCTTTACTATGCTGAGAGGATCGAGACAGCACAAATATCAAGTCTGGTACCTCTCTTGGTCCGGCATGCCTGGACTTATCTTTCAGCATCTGAGCCAAAATACCATGTTGAAGCAGTCAGGGGTTTATGGCAATTGCAGTCGGCTCTGTCCACATCCAATCGCGATATTGAAGCAGCATTGTCCAGTCTTATCATCTCACAAGAGACCGCTCGTCTGGGTGCTATCGAGGCTGTTGACAAAGGTCGTGCTTTGAGTGTGCTGTGGTCACACACTTTACAAGACAATGTTTCACATGAGCGTCGAGGTTCTAAAACCCCGACACAGGATATGAAAAACCTCCCGCGCCTTGCGGGAGCCGACAACTACGAGATTATACTCACACAGCCAGTATTCCTTATCCTTGATGCCCTACAAGATGATCGCACCCCCTTATATATGACAGTCAAGGCTTGGCTTAATACAATGCTGGGGATTGATAG GCTCTTTTTGTTATTCATTTCCAGGTTATCCGGCGTACCCTTCTTGCAGACCCTAACACAGAATGACGAGAAACCCAATCAAGATTCATTGTCGTTctccgaggacgaggatctGGATCTTTGTCTTTATTACCTCAGAACACTTTCAAATATATTGACGTGCGCTGGAGATATTTCATGGACCGTGCTGTCGTCCAAACACGTTTCCTTTCATGGGCAGCATATGCAAATCAGTT CTGGGGGTGAAGAAAATGAGATGACATTGCAAGAGTTCTTTGTTCGCGTATGCATGAGGTGCATAACGGCCAACGCCCCTGATAATGCTACCAAGGAGTTTGAAGATCGTGTCAACCAACTCTATAGATACGCACTCAGCCTTCTGCATAAGTTTCTCATCAGTCCTTTTGCCGCCTCCCTATCAGCTCAGCACCTTGAAAATGTACTTATCGACCGACTCGAGAAGTCTCTTCAAGGCTCGGATGGATATGTGCAGGTTCTTTTGCTTGACGTTGTTTATGATACACTCAAGCTTAGAGATCTCGCCCCGGCTAACGTTCCAACTTCCCCTATATCTGAAAGACGGCCATCCTCATTCGACCCAAGGGGAAGTCGACCATCACTTTCAGTGTCAGAAGCCCGGATAATCTCGCCACCGCCacctcaacttctccaatGCCTGCAAGACGGTCTCAGCTCACCCAGTAGCCGCCCGGTTCTAGACAGCTGGGTTGCTTTCGTTTCCGAGTGCTTGCCGCTATACTCCGATTCTATCTTCCAGGTACTTATTCCCTTGGTTGAGACACTTTGTAGAGAAATCGGTATAACCTTCGCCAACTTGCGGGAAACTTTCTCCTCCAATGCCCTATCTCCCGGTAGCGAGAAATCGTCACCTGAGTCTACCCTTATTTTCctcctcaatggccttgagcaAGTTTTGGCACGGGCACATCAACAGCTCCTGAACGAGGAGGCTCGTACACAGGTGGTAAAGACCCCGGATCAGCCCCAGTCTCTCTTCGGAAGCATGGTGTCAAACGTGTGGCAATCAGATACCCCCCAGTCTCGCAGTGCTACAGCAAATGACCGACTGACGGTCCATCTGGCGTTCCAGGATGCTGTCCGCATCTGTTTCAAGATTTGGACATGGGGTCAAGGCAATGACTCAAGCaagcaagatcaaggctcCTTTGGGTCATTCAACTATACATCCTTGCGCATGCGTAATCGTGCTAGGAGATTACTTGAACATCTCTTCGCTGCAGAAAATCTCCAATGCCTTGAGACAGTCATTGCTCTATGGAAACAACCAATTGATGGTGCTGAGTCAACCCAGGTCTTCAATATGCTTTCTGCGTTAGAGGCATGCCGGCCCAAGCACTGCATACCTGCCTTGTTCAATGCTATCTACCGGAGGACTGGTGCCGGCGCCGGTGCCGTAGACACTGCATCCAAGTCCACAATGACAATATCCCTGCAAGACACTGATCTTGTCTGGTTTCTTGTGGAGTACACAAGGACgttggatgatgatgctatGGACGAAATATGGCAGGATTGCATGGCGTTCCTCAAAGACCTTCTCACGAATCCATTCCCACATAGACAAACACTGCCAAACCTCCTGGGATTTGCTGCTCTTTTAGGCGAGAAAGTTGACAACACCAACTTTGGAGAGCAAAGGAGGATGAGAAAGGAGCTAGGG GACACCTTTATCCGTCTCCTTGCTGCTCTTTTCACTACAAGACCTGTGGCGTTCACAGACTCAACAACATCGGGCAGTGGTATCCCCAAATCCGACTCTGGGAACTCCCTGAACGGAGCCAGCGAAGGGCCAGATGACATCGTCTCTATATTGGCCTCTATCGTTCCAAAGCTGGCAAAAGTATTGGTTGAGCCTGATAGAGTCCTCTCTGCTACGGCCACTATCTCTACTAATGTTATTGGACCAACCTTGAGGGCCAAAGGATTCCCTGACATAGTATCGAAGAACACGATGTGTCTCCTGCACGAATTATCACGAGTCCATAATAACCAGAAGAATTGGAAGAAGGATGTCGGTGATGCTTTTAACGACTCCAAGTTCTTTGGCATGGATCTTGATTTGGCCAAGGAACACTGGCTGCCTTTGTTAAGACAATGGACTCTTACggacaaggagaagatgccaGAGATTGTGGGTCGTATTAATGCCCCTTCGACAGCCGGCATTGTTTTTGGCGTTGGAGCTACTTCAGCTCGCCTCGAAGCTGATCGCAAGACGCAACTCAACCTCCGGAGAATTGCCACATTGATTCTTGCGGGCTCTGAAGACGCATTCGTTTCGGATCTGTCAGAGATATTTAGTAGGCTGGCTGAGCTTCTGGGCGcctcgtcaacatcctcgccatcatcaactaCAAGAGCGGATATCTACATGGTATTCCGTGCACTGGCATTGAGAACTAGTGCTATCCATCTAGGCATGTTATGGCCCGTTGTCAACGCTGAGATTCATGCAGCAATATCTTCTGTGGCTGCACCCGACAACAGCACTGCTTCTGACACTTACACCAACGCCTCAGTTTTGCAGGCTTGCAAGCTTTTAGATCTTTTGATCTGTGTGGCACCAGATGATTTCCAGCTTCATGaatggctcttcatcactgACACTATCGATGCCGTGTATCGGCCATCCACCTATCAACCTGTAGCCCTCGTTGACGAGCTGTCTGACGAGCTCGGGGCTTCCGTCAGTAGCTCTGGCTTCCAATCCTCTTCCGTTGTCAACCCAGTGGCACGTGGCTCATCTCGACGACCCCTTCTCGGACCAGGGGGCATTAATGATGATGTCAGCCTTGATAGAAAGGATGAACTGGTGGCGAAGGTACTCCGCCCCTTCTTTGGGCAGCTTAGCATCTTTGCCTTTGAGTCTACTTACGCAATGGGCCGAGTTGATCGAGATGCCTGCATCTCAAGCTTGTTGAAGGATATTTTTGATGAGAGGAGTATAGTCAGGGCATTGTAG
- a CDS encoding hypothetical protein (EggNog:ENOG41) — protein sequence MANTATATATATADKRPSFTEFLKKTKQKVAGTPCEGPDCPTPQRRGRKSRGSVGMSSESPENSSETSPQKSRKSLTATEKAKLRRTQVRRAQIQHRQRKAEYQKQLELDITHFRELIALTEFESEQLKKDNDSIKDLLANKGITIPRCKSGTCSIRPRLTKEVVAGDNDAWVDDTLGVKLRTEDPTFQEYDQDGGEIFADINVDDIIVTLKKDESMETPAFSIRSNESSSNSTSSPPPLPDLNLTPDEEQKAVNFILSLEHICWDHFFVGDFPSHSHLSNDEPKGHCLMASSLCMANAPLDVFGDRKLVSSASSCHNRRSLGLDPHVPPVHLEWPSPRISLSSLYGLAQSLNPGDLEITPVQAWFELASRFDKSLLLERLDLLGTELVGVSKCLEFGAVMEKDAFENVVARVYRGTLEEAMATAAIIDPQLSSVCDISRMRNFQASLLTNQQGFVGYAQS from the exons ATGGCAAatacagctacagctacagctacagcaacagcagacAAGAGACCTTCTTTTACCGAGTttctcaagaagaccaagcaAAAGGTCGCTGGAACGCCATGTGAAGGCCCTGACTGTCCCACGCCTCAGCGGAGAGGGAGGAAGAGTAGAGGCAGCGTTGGGATGAGCAGCGAGT CACCCGAAAACAGTAGTGAAACTTCACCCCAAAAATCTCGCAAGTCTCTCACTGCAACTGAGAAAGCAAAGCTGCGCCGGACCCAGGTTCGACGGGCTCAGATCCAGCATCGTCAACGCAAAGCAGAATATCAGAAACAACTCGAGCTCGACATCACTCACTTCCGTGAACTTATCGCCTTGACGGAATTTGAGTCTGAACAACTCAAAAAGGACAATGACTCTATCAAAGACCTATTAGCAAATAAAGGCATCACTATCCCAAGATGCAAGTCTGGTACCTGCTCTATACGTCCCCGTCTTACCAAGGAGGTGGTTGCTGGCGACAATGATGCTTGGGTCGACGACACGCTGGGCGTTAAGTTGCGGACCGAGGATCCTACTTTTCAAGAATACGATCAAGACGGCGGGGAGATATTTGCCGATATCAACGTTGACGACATTATTGTTActctcaagaaggatgaaTCGATGGAGACGCCAGCTTTCAGTATCCGATCAAACGAATCAAGCAGCAACTCTACGAGTTCGCCACCGCCATTACCGGATCTCAACCTGACTCCTGATGAGGAGCAAAAGGCTGTCAACTTCATCCTCTC ACTTGAACATATCTGTTGGGATCACTTCTTCGTTGGTGACTTTCCATCTCACTCTCACCTCTCCAACGACGAACCCAAAGGCCACTGCCTCATGGCGTCTTCACTCTGCATGGCCAACGCACCTTTGGATGTATTTGGTGACCGCAAGCTAGTCTCTTCAGCATCCTCTTGCCACAATCGTCGTTCTCTCGGCCTGGATCCCCACGTACCTCCTGTTCACCTGGAGTGGCCATCTCCCCGAATATCATTATCCTCCCTCTATGGCCTAGCACAGAGTCTCAACCCCGGCGACTTGGAGATCACTCCTGTACAAGCCTGGTTCGAGCTAGCGTCACGCTTTGACAAGAGTCTTCTGCTGGAAAGGTTAGACTTACTAGGCACCGAACTTGTTGGCGTATCGAAGTGTCTGGAGTTCGGGGCTGTTATGGAGAAAGATGCTTTTGAGAATGTTGTTGCGAGGGTGTACCGGGGCACtcttgaagaagccatggccACTGCCGCGATTATCGATCCACAACTGAGTAGTGTTTGCGATATTTCTCGCATGAGGAATTTTCAGGCCAGCCTTCTCACGAACCAACAAGGCTTTGTGGGATATGCTCAGAGCTAA
- a CDS encoding hypothetical protein (BUSCO:EOG09261660), whose translation MRPFTPTTRNFSGPAPRSSTPVRSILKPASVLGRRKAEYAGLSDPVDAPESPTKRRKILIDETRNVTYEVGRRTMDEVKLEVRTALEEHLRGNDSQYDTLKELFASDKQRYLPPVVGEEDDTLKPHELQVYVVALTGCVPILKNRLCNGLVHTVLNCSWLGRDDAFVKVFTHFLAALVSAQGSYLSPVLMMMVGKFCDSRSSVWSVPDFPEVSRETMRNRLHSTLQYLLQMFPSAISVLEELLVSKLPFHNESMRVHMAYVDNLLRIKDYVPDSRDEVFDIILKRVVQIDSQMQTDLEDLDDDVTAAVMYALREHSGGDAWENDDDSDDESDAESVHSDDPDFDENVARIKSIKGSVEKMDAMMDTLFSVYTPHFTNPGSDTAFDMFTVLLREFEQLVLPTYKSRHTQFLIFHFAQMHERLTDAFCGQLIATAFQGNTPNVLKQSAAAYLASFVARGAHLPSGLIRSIFGLLLHHLDQYRKKYEPLCRGPDLMRFTPYYSLVQATLYIFCFRWQDLIVSTPEFVDPEDPASYIGQEMEWMGTCRKDLSVQIFSKLNPLKVCAPVIVEEFAKISHRLNFMYVYPLVESNKRVRLTQYLTATYSTGGALRDAGYETQDESFHQLDPYFPFDPYQLPVSKRWLENDYVHWKAVQGLNAEDEDDSEDDMDDDLDEDEIEEGTATDSDGEDYE comes from the coding sequence ATGAGGCCCTTTACACCTACGACCAGGAATTTCTCTGGTCCAGCCCCAAGGAGCTCTACGCCTGTCCGCTCCATCCTCAAACCTGCATCTGTCTTGGGGAGGAGAAAGGCCGAGTATGCTGGACTGAGCGACCCCGTCGACGCACCCGAGAGCCCCACGAAACGCCGCAAAATCTTGATAGACGAAACCCGAAACGTGACGTACGAAGTCGGACGACGGACCATGGATGAGGTGAAGCTCGAAGTCAGGACTGCCCTTGAAGAGCACCTGAGAGGAAACGACAGCCAGTACGACACATTGAAGGAACTCTTCGCCAGCGACAAGCAGCGGTACCTACCACCCGTCGttggagaggaagatgatacCCTGAAACCCCACGAACTCCAGGTTTACGTGGTGGCTCTTACTGGATGTGTTCCCATTCTCAAAAACAGGCTCTGTAATGGTCTCGTCCATACTGTTCTGAATTGCTCCTGGCTTGGACGAGACGATGCCTTCGTGAAAGTGTTTACTCATTTCCTGGCGGCCTTGGTCAGCGCCCAGGGTTCGTACCTGTCACCagttctgatgatgatggtggggAAATTCTGCGACAGTCGATCTTCAGTGTGGAGTGTCCCAGATTTCCCTGAGGTCAGCCGCGAGACCATGCGCAATCGACTGCACAGCACCCTCCAGTACTTGCTTCAGATGTTTCCTTCCGCAATCTCAGTGCTTGAGGAACTCCTCGTGAGCAAGTTGCCTTTCCACAACGAGTCCATGCGTGTACACATGGCATATGTCGACAACCTTCTTCGTATCAAGGACTATGTGCCCGACTCGCGTGACGAAGTTTTTGATATTATCCTGAAACGAGTTGTCCAGATCGACTCTCAGATGCAAACCGATCTGGAAGATCTGGACGATGATGTAACTGCTGCCGTCATGTACGCACTGCGCGAACATTCAGGAGGAGATGCGTGGGAGAACGACGACGATTCCGACGACGAGAGCGATGCGGAATCGGTCCACAGCGACGACCCCGATTTCGACGAGAATGTCGCCAGAATCAAGTCGATCAAGGGAAGCGTTGAAAAGATGGATGCCATGATGGATACATTGTTTAGCGTCTACACTCCTCATTTTACCAATCCTGGGTCGGACACCGCATTCGACATGTTTACTGTCCTATTGCGCGAGTTTGAACAGCTGGTGCTGCCTACATACAAGTCTCGACACACGCAGTTCCTTATTTTTCATTTTGCTCAGATGCATGAGCGCCTCACAGACGCATTCTGCGGCCAGCTCATTGCCACTGCGTTCCAGGGAAACACGCCCAACGTCCTTAAGCAATCTGCCGCAGCATATCTCGCCAGTTTCGTGGCTCGTGGCGCTCATCTACCAAGCGGCCTGATCCGAAGTATCTTTGGGCTTCTTTTACATCACTTGGACCAGTACCGCAAGAAATACGAACCATTATGTCGGGGGCCAGACCTGATGCGATTCACACCATACTACAGCCTCGTTCAGGCCACGCTCTACATATTCTGCTTCCGCTGGCAGGACTTGATCGTATCGACTCCGGAGTTCGTGGACCCCGAGGATCCAGCTTCATACATTGGTCAGGAGATGGAGTGGATGGGAACATGCAGAAAAGATCTTTCCGTGCAGATCTTTAGCAAACTCAACCCCCTCAAGGTCTGCGCGCCCGTGATTGTCGAGGAATTCGCCAAGATCTCCCATCGTCTCAATTTTATGTACGTCTATCCGTTGGTGGAGAGCAACAAACGCGTTCGCTTGACGCAATATCTCACGGCCACCTACTCGACAGGAGGAGCCCTTCGAGATGCTGGTTATGAGACACAAGATGAGAGCTTCCATCAGTTAGACCCTTATTTCCCATTCGACCCTTATCAGCTGCCAGTTAGTAAAAGGTGGCTCGAGAACGACTACGTGCATTGGAAGGCGGTGCAAGGGCTAAAcgccgaggacgaggacgacaGCGAAGATGATATGGATGACGAccttgatgaggacgagattgaggaggGCACAGCGACGGATAGCGATGGTGAAGATTATGAATAG
- the MON1 gene encoding Vacuolar fusion protein mon1 (BUSCO:EOG092624JL) → MESDKMIQNPASPTNEDYRPPLPPRPSTSATDTASLQAHATTAITPVEIQTLSFPDGSRGTFPTPGPDSLPSPAEGDHASPNRQESSGSGEADETASIMSSAPTMRPAGDIASLLTGELHKKSPAWKMLRTQSATVLPFEKSRVGANDQFAEFHHEFNPLPEDYDEDVESDILHLWKSKLKHYLILSSAGKPIWSRYGDLSLINSSMGVVQTIISFYEGAMNPLQAFSAGDTRFVILTKGPLYFVAISKLGESDSQIQAQLDALYMQILSTLTLPRLTHIFANRPSADLRKPLEGTEGLLSSLADTFTKGSASALLGSLECLRLRKSQRHAINNTFLKLRTDKLLYGLIVAGGKLVSVIRPRRHSLHPSDLQLIFNMLFESDGIKGGGGENWIPICLPAFNNKGYLYMYVSFFDGTTGDQASSPAAAQGRSSGEEIAMILVSTDRESFFELKQMRDNVAQQLAKNGTLAIIQNATRLGRPKIHEIAPGSQVSHFLYKSRANVQFCMASLEPHFTGLVNRRRLMTVYHELHASIHAKHSHLKVLHAVGDDATSLAWTTPVFEFYCVAGPNVSRATITQGANKIIQWAKREEERLFIIGGGVF, encoded by the coding sequence ATGGAGTCGGATAAAATGATCCAAAACCCAGCGTCTCCCACAAACGAAGATTATCGTCCACCTCTACCGCCTCGGCCGTCAACGAGCGCTACCGACACAGCCTCTCTGCAAGCTCATGCTACCACGGCAATAACTCCTGTTGAAATACAGACGCTCTCTTTTCCTGATGGATCTCGGGGAACATTTCCCACTCCTGGGCCCGACTCACTCCCAAGCCCCGCCGAGGGTGATCATGCTTCCCCAAATCGACAGGAGAGTAGTGGCAGCGGTGAGGCAGACGAGACTGCTAGCATCATGAGTTCTGCACCAACAATGCGACCTGCTGGCGACATCGCAAGTCTACTTACTGGTGAACTACATAAGAAGAGTCCAGCTTGGAAGATGCTGCGAACTCAGTCGGCCACCGTTCTTCCTTTCGAGAAAAGCAGAGTAGGCGCAAACGATCAGTTCGCTGAGTTTCACCATGAGTTCAATCCTCTACCAGAGGATTACGACGAAGATGTTGAGTCTGACATTTTGCATCTCTGGAAGTCGAAACTGAAGCATTATCTGATTCTTTCATCAGCCGGAAAGCCAATTTGGAGCCGCTATGGAGATCTGAGTCTGATAAACTCCTCTATGGGCGTTGTTCAAACCATTATTTCATTCTATGAAGGTGCCATGAATCCCCTCCAGGCCTTTTCTGCTGGGGATACTCGTTTTGTCATCTTGACCAAAGGCCCGCTCTACTTTGTCGCTATCAGCAAGCTGGGCGAAAGCGACTCGCAGATACAGGCACAATTGGATGCGCTATATATGCAAATCTTGTCAACACTAACCTTGCCCAGACTAACTCATATTTTTGCGAACCGACCGTCAGCCGACTTGCGAAAGCCTCTCGAAGGGACTGAGGGTCTTCTGTCTTCTCTGGCTGATACGTTCACAAAGGGATCTGCTTCGGCTTTGCTTGGATCCCTGGAATGTCTCCGGCTTCGGAAGTCTCAGCGGCATGCAATCAACAATACTTTCCTGAAATTGCGTACAGACAAGTTGCTGTATGGTCTAATTGTGGCTGGTGGGAAACTTGTCAGCGTCATTCGGCCTCGTCGACATTCACTTCATCCTAGCGACCTGCAACTTATTTTCAACATGCTTTTCGAGAGCGACGGCATCAAgggtggtggtggagagAACTGGATCCCCATTTGCCTCCCCGCTTTCAACAACAAAGGTTATCTGTACATGTACGTCAGTTTCTTTGACGGCACTACTGGGGATCAAGCTAGTTCTCCTGCAGCGGCACAAGGGCGCTCGTCAGGAGAAGAAATCGCAATGATCCTCGTAAGCACTGATCGCGAGAGTTTCTTCGAGTTGAAGCAGATGCGGGACAACGTCGCCCAGCAGCTTGCTAAAAACGGGACATTGGCTATTATTCAGAACGCCACCCGTCTCGGTCGACCAAAAATACACGAAATTGCCCCTGGGAGTCAAGTCAGTCACTTCCTTTACAAGTCGCGGGCCAATGTACAATTCTGCATGGCGTCATTAGAGCCGCACTTCACTGGTCTTGTTAATCGCAGGAGATTGATGACGGTGTACCATGAGCTTCATGCATCCATTCACGCCAAACATTCACATCTCAAAGTTCTGCACGCTGTCGGAGATGATGCAACTTCACTGGCCTGGACCACACCTGTGTTTGAGTTTTACTGTGTTGCTGGACCTAATGTGTCGAGAGCGACCATTACACAAGGAGCGAACAAGATTATCCAGTGGGCcaagagggaagaagaacGCCTTTTCATCATTGGCGGTGGTGTATTCTGA